One Cellulomonas sp. Y8 DNA segment encodes these proteins:
- a CDS encoding GNAT family N-acetyltransferase, whose translation MHARLVPLPRVTAADARAWRRLADSAVEPNVYLDPRFLVPARHRGRDVADVRLLVVEEGDAWLALLALTTTTVAPGVPLRAVTTGGTFMTTHSDRHHPLVRAGREVEALGALLGGLREVGLPGLVQLQHFPLDGPLADALRQVAARGGMLVHERRRTESAYARRSAVPEPVPCAADAPLVDPPLAADHMGAGRRKDLRRRVRGLARDAGGPLELHDVSDDPAVDAEFAAFQAAGWKGDAARGGAALGLDPVAYRWFRDVVAGFRRDGDVTVLRLTAGGETVYLSYALRSGGTYFGFLDAYAERFAKFSPGALGRLAELTYVLGSTDAPAFDPAFDPRYVAGTQLYPERRGQADLLVSTRGLVSRTAVLAAPVAARFGIGARAVGLPLVPVGGELADWLALVA comes from the coding sequence GTGCACGCCCGCCTCGTCCCGCTGCCCCGGGTGACCGCCGCGGACGCCCGCGCCTGGCGCCGCCTCGCCGACTCCGCCGTCGAGCCCAACGTCTACCTCGACCCCCGCTTCCTGGTGCCCGCGCGGCACCGCGGCCGCGACGTGGCGGACGTCCGGCTGCTGGTCGTCGAGGAGGGTGACGCGTGGCTGGCGCTGCTCGCGCTCACCACGACGACCGTGGCCCCCGGCGTGCCGCTGCGCGCGGTGACCACCGGCGGCACGTTCATGACGACCCACTCGGACCGGCACCACCCGCTCGTCCGGGCGGGCCGGGAGGTCGAGGCGCTCGGCGCGCTGCTCGGCGGCCTGCGGGAGGTCGGCCTGCCCGGGCTGGTCCAGCTGCAGCACTTCCCGCTCGACGGGCCGCTCGCCGACGCGCTGCGCCAGGTCGCGGCGCGCGGCGGGATGCTCGTGCACGAGCGGCGCCGGACGGAGAGCGCGTACGCGCGGCGGTCGGCGGTCCCGGAGCCCGTCCCGTGCGCGGCCGACGCGCCGCTGGTGGACCCGCCGCTCGCCGCCGACCACATGGGTGCGGGCCGGCGGAAGGACCTGCGCCGCCGGGTGCGCGGCCTGGCGCGGGACGCCGGCGGGCCGCTCGAGCTGCACGACGTGAGCGACGACCCGGCGGTCGACGCGGAGTTCGCCGCGTTCCAGGCCGCGGGCTGGAAGGGCGACGCCGCGCGCGGTGGTGCCGCGCTCGGCCTGGACCCCGTCGCGTACCGGTGGTTCCGCGACGTGGTCGCCGGGTTCCGCCGCGACGGGGACGTGACGGTGCTCCGGCTGACCGCGGGCGGCGAGACGGTGTACCTGAGCTACGCCCTGCGCTCGGGCGGCACGTACTTCGGGTTCCTCGACGCGTACGCGGAGCGGTTCGCCAAGTTCAGCCCGGGTGCCCTCGGCCGGCTGGCGGAGCTGACGTACGTGCTCGGCTCGACGGACGCCCCGGCGTTCGACCCCGCCTTCGACCCGCGGTACGTCGCGGGGACGCAGCTGTACCCGGAGCGGCGGGGCCAGGCCGATCTGCTGGTCTCGACCCGCGGGCTGGTGTCCCGGACGGCGGTCCTCGCGGCGCCGGTGGCGGCGCGGTTCGGGATCGGCGCCCGTGCCGTGGGGCTGCCGCTCGTCCCGGTGGGCGGGGAGCTCGCGGACTGGCTCGCGCTGGTGGCCTGA
- a CDS encoding bifunctional 2-polyprenyl-6-hydroxyphenol methylase/3-demethylubiquinol 3-O-methyltransferase UbiG encodes MGSQPDLDAHIRRYYGGRFDESSRLTTRSAAGLVELARTRRLLADHLPAGAEVLDVGGGTGVHASWLAGRGHPVTLVDPVPEHVAAARAAGGFAAEPGDARTLRFPDRSFDAVLLLGPLYHLRDRADRLAALGEARRVLRPGGVLLAGAISRVVAATDLVTGAGFTDLPGTGLLRLLETGESPLDPADGFPAGHFHTAAELAGEVEDAGLRDVTVAGVEGPGSFALELVPPDDQVVAAAVVLAERAQGHPGSADLSGHLLAVARR; translated from the coding sequence ATGGGCAGCCAGCCGGACCTCGACGCGCACATCCGCCGCTACTACGGCGGGCGGTTCGACGAGTCGTCCCGGCTCACCACCCGGTCCGCCGCGGGGCTGGTCGAGCTCGCCCGCACCCGCCGGCTGCTCGCCGACCACCTGCCCGCGGGGGCCGAGGTGCTCGACGTCGGCGGCGGCACCGGCGTGCACGCCTCCTGGCTCGCGGGGCGCGGGCACCCGGTGACGCTGGTCGACCCCGTGCCGGAGCACGTCGCCGCCGCGCGCGCGGCGGGCGGGTTCGCGGCCGAGCCCGGCGACGCCCGCACGCTGCGGTTCCCGGACCGGTCGTTCGACGCGGTGCTTCTGCTCGGCCCGCTGTACCACCTGCGGGACCGCGCGGACCGGCTCGCGGCGCTGGGCGAGGCCCGCCGCGTGCTGCGGCCCGGCGGGGTGCTGCTGGCGGGCGCGATCTCCCGGGTCGTCGCCGCGACGGACCTGGTGACGGGTGCCGGCTTCACCGACCTGCCCGGGACCGGCCTGCTGCGCCTGCTCGAGACGGGCGAGAGCCCGCTCGACCCGGCCGACGGCTTCCCCGCCGGGCACTTCCACACCGCCGCCGAGCTGGCCGGGGAGGTCGAGGACGCCGGGCTGCGCGACGTGACCGTCGCCGGGGTCGAGGGGCCGGGGTCGTTCGCGCTGGAGCTGGTGCCGCCGGACGACCAGGTCGTCGCCGCGGCGGTCGTCCTCGCGGAGCGGGCGCAGGGGCACCCGGGGTCGGCGGACCTGTCGGGGCACCTGCTGGCGGTGGCGCGGCGCTGA
- a CDS encoding DUF3375 domain-containing protein: protein MITRAEGAYLGAVRAFQNPMLDLLHKRHAPLIVSLLSLVFTAERPQVPVADAHTEVGDALDQLRAAGHGDDLPTGSARDLCRQWADAGWLARQVLDDDLEVYSLSAHAVGALEVAGRAGGTRARVSQSRVRTLLDAVDRLAEDADPDALVRMARLDAEITRLRGELDRIQKTGEVEQTDEETLLEEAENVLHLVRELPADFARVAESIKVMQRDVVQALRQDERPTGEVLREYLERGEHVMDSTPEGRAFAGALRLISDPQRLDHLATQLSTVLRHRFTRRLPAQQRAELRDIGRRIEQGLDQVFTAQREASFVITAQVRNHDPLRDRQVDELLRDVMTGLQAWVPGARRGQAVDPLRRLPVAEVEHLRQTAGDVRPAEPPSPLTAWDDDDSDASAAEALAWGGPHYADLGSHLVAFAGGAGTVDVGAAFNAAPEPLRRPVDLLGLLEIAHQRGMTETDEVAYVDAVRPDGTRRRFAFGGVTTMTKDEDDD from the coding sequence ATGATCACTCGTGCCGAAGGGGCGTACCTGGGCGCCGTCCGGGCCTTCCAGAACCCGATGCTGGACCTGCTCCACAAGCGGCACGCCCCCCTCATCGTCTCCCTGCTCTCGCTCGTGTTCACCGCCGAGCGGCCCCAGGTCCCCGTCGCGGACGCGCACACCGAGGTCGGGGACGCCCTCGACCAGCTGCGCGCGGCCGGCCACGGCGACGACCTGCCCACCGGGTCCGCGCGCGACCTGTGCCGCCAGTGGGCGGACGCCGGCTGGCTCGCGCGGCAGGTGCTGGACGACGACCTCGAGGTGTACAGCCTGTCGGCGCACGCGGTGGGCGCCCTGGAGGTCGCGGGTCGCGCTGGCGGGACGCGGGCCCGCGTGTCGCAGTCGCGGGTGCGGACGCTGCTCGACGCCGTCGACCGGCTGGCCGAGGACGCGGACCCCGACGCGCTGGTGCGGATGGCCCGGCTGGACGCCGAGATCACCCGGCTCCGCGGCGAGCTCGACCGGATCCAGAAGACCGGTGAGGTCGAGCAGACCGACGAGGAGACGCTGCTCGAGGAGGCCGAGAACGTCCTGCACCTCGTGCGGGAGCTGCCGGCCGACTTCGCCCGGGTCGCCGAGTCGATCAAGGTCATGCAGCGCGACGTCGTGCAGGCGCTGCGGCAGGACGAGCGGCCGACCGGCGAGGTGCTGCGGGAGTACCTGGAGCGCGGCGAGCACGTCATGGACTCGACGCCCGAGGGTCGCGCGTTCGCCGGCGCCCTGCGCCTCATCAGCGACCCGCAGCGCCTCGACCACCTCGCGACCCAGCTGTCGACCGTGCTGCGGCACCGGTTCACCCGTCGGCTGCCCGCGCAGCAGCGCGCGGAGCTCCGGGACATCGGCCGCCGGATCGAGCAGGGGCTCGACCAGGTGTTCACCGCGCAGCGGGAGGCGTCGTTCGTCATCACCGCGCAGGTGCGCAACCACGACCCGCTCCGCGACCGGCAGGTGGACGAGCTGCTGCGCGACGTGATGACCGGCCTGCAGGCGTGGGTCCCCGGCGCCCGGCGCGGCCAGGCGGTCGACCCGCTGCGCCGGCTCCCGGTCGCCGAGGTCGAGCACCTGCGGCAGACGGCGGGCGACGTGCGGCCGGCCGAGCCGCCGAGCCCGCTGACCGCGTGGGACGACGACGACTCCGACGCGTCGGCCGCGGAGGCGCTCGCCTGGGGCGGCCCGCACTACGCCGACCTGGGGTCGCACCTGGTGGCGTTCGCCGGGGGCGCCGGCACGGTCGACGTGGGGGCGGCGTTCAACGCGGCCCCGGAGCCGCTGCGGCGGCCGGTCGACCTGCTCGGCCTGCTCGAGATCGCCCACCAGCGCGGCATGACCGAGACCGACGAGGTCGCCTACGTCGACGCGGTCCGCCCGGACGGCACCCGGCGGCGGTTCGCGTTCGGCGGCGTGACGACGATGACGAAGGACGAGGACGATGACTGA
- a CDS encoding ATP-binding protein gives MTMVDTLFGLIPAASTGQQWVARDLQLVNWGGYDGHHRVRFAPTATLLSGGSGSGKSTLMDAYIALLMPHTTPFNGASNGGVVGRPRGKDQRNILSYSRGKLDETRAADGTKQRVLRGDGRDTWSAIAMTWVDQAGRELTGVRAWYVPSAARTLEDVIALRATADGPFDLRDLEAAAADRFPRPVLTAAGLTPFDTDREFTARLHSTLGIGATGDGAKAVALLGRIQAGQQITTVDALYKAMVLEEPSTFATADAVVEQFDKLSGTREQMITARQQVKALEPIRAHREALDEAAERLRVIDRVGTLDDDRSTATLWRHERRLGLLRAVEEELGREHQHAEKRAAETTGRIAAARSELEGVRETLWSSGGDRLATAQRELVATEDRLERVTRARGRLDDVLRTAFGTTVSTEKEFDALAARGRQAQADGDAKSEARAEFGTAMSEKKAAGVDLAVLRSDREAVARRQDNIPGDLHRARAALAEAAGLTPEELPFVAELIEVRTEHEPWRDAFNLALGGFATLLLIDAAHVTAFRRAIDAVPTARRIRFEGVPTDLRSDVALDPRTLPGRLDFRNGPFTGWLRSELASRFAFVCVDTPGELSQHPKALTRSGQVSEGRRGAHGGQGRANVLGFTNTRRLAHLDEQIAAAQARLDDAERQVRAAEDRLDAHDVELRAYEQLDAVSWDQVDVAAVEAERARWATVIEDVTSGNPEVTRLQQRVVELERTIRDLTEEVGRTKGSAEDLGGRWSTITDEVDAAQLALDEAQDAGVTVGEDQRAYLDALLGGTPTGAGAPGGSRPAPAAALAAFDSTVARANEILRTDLLAAQQTIGAAREALRRTFETFVERWPDPNLGTDPDASYADFARILGALETSGLHDLEAEWRKSLLRLSGNDLTDLHHGLSRSVREIKERIQPVNDILADLPFADDEHRLRIDARDTQSTVVARFRKELKDLQELLATEASDAERERRYHRMAKVIDRIRRTSPDFADLVDVRRHVRLSAEKVDLDGNHVALYDHIGEKSGGESQELVAFIVGAALRYQLGDAGAPRPRYAPVFLDEALIKADARFTGRAIGAWRGLGFQLVIGAPNDKFSALEPHVDLKYVVLKDTAGRSRTKPVAGVAAG, from the coding sequence ATGACGATGGTCGACACCCTGTTCGGCCTGATCCCGGCCGCGTCGACGGGCCAGCAGTGGGTCGCCCGCGACCTGCAGCTCGTCAACTGGGGCGGCTACGACGGCCACCACCGGGTCCGGTTCGCCCCGACGGCGACGCTGCTGTCCGGCGGCTCCGGCTCCGGCAAGTCGACGCTGATGGACGCGTACATCGCGCTCCTCATGCCGCACACCACGCCGTTCAACGGCGCGTCGAACGGCGGCGTCGTCGGCCGCCCGCGCGGCAAGGACCAGCGGAACATCCTGTCCTACTCGCGCGGCAAGCTCGACGAGACGCGGGCCGCGGACGGCACGAAGCAGCGGGTGCTCCGCGGTGACGGCCGGGACACCTGGTCGGCGATCGCGATGACCTGGGTCGACCAGGCGGGCCGCGAGCTCACCGGCGTGCGCGCCTGGTACGTGCCGTCGGCCGCCCGGACGCTCGAGGACGTCATCGCCCTGCGCGCGACCGCGGACGGCCCGTTCGACCTGCGCGACCTGGAGGCCGCGGCGGCCGACCGGTTCCCGCGCCCGGTGCTCACGGCCGCCGGCCTCACGCCGTTCGACACGGACCGCGAGTTCACCGCGCGGCTGCACTCGACGCTCGGCATCGGCGCGACCGGCGACGGCGCGAAGGCGGTCGCGCTGCTCGGCCGGATCCAGGCGGGCCAGCAGATCACCACCGTCGACGCGCTGTACAAGGCGATGGTGCTGGAGGAGCCGAGCACGTTCGCGACGGCCGACGCGGTGGTCGAGCAGTTCGACAAGCTGTCGGGCACCCGCGAGCAGATGATCACCGCCCGCCAGCAGGTGAAGGCGCTGGAGCCGATCCGCGCGCACCGCGAGGCGCTGGACGAGGCCGCCGAGCGGCTGCGGGTCATCGACCGGGTGGGCACGCTCGACGACGACCGGTCGACCGCGACGCTGTGGCGGCACGAGCGCCGGCTGGGCCTGCTGCGCGCCGTCGAGGAGGAGCTGGGCCGCGAGCACCAGCACGCCGAGAAGCGCGCCGCGGAGACCACCGGCCGGATCGCGGCCGCACGGTCCGAGCTCGAGGGCGTGCGGGAGACCCTGTGGTCGTCGGGCGGCGACCGCCTGGCGACCGCGCAGCGCGAGCTCGTCGCGACCGAGGACCGGCTCGAGCGGGTGACGCGCGCCCGCGGCCGGCTCGACGACGTGCTGCGCACCGCGTTCGGCACCACGGTGTCGACCGAGAAGGAGTTCGACGCGCTGGCGGCGCGCGGGCGGCAGGCCCAGGCCGACGGCGACGCGAAGTCCGAGGCGCGCGCCGAGTTCGGCACGGCGATGTCGGAGAAGAAGGCCGCCGGGGTCGACCTGGCCGTGCTGCGCTCCGACCGGGAGGCCGTGGCGCGTCGGCAGGACAACATCCCGGGCGACCTGCACCGGGCGCGGGCCGCGCTGGCCGAGGCCGCCGGCCTGACGCCGGAGGAGCTGCCGTTCGTCGCCGAGCTGATCGAGGTCCGCACCGAGCACGAGCCGTGGCGCGACGCGTTCAACCTGGCGCTCGGCGGGTTCGCGACGCTGCTGCTCATCGACGCCGCGCACGTGACGGCCTTCCGCCGCGCGATCGACGCCGTGCCGACGGCGCGCCGCATCCGGTTCGAGGGCGTGCCGACCGACCTGAGGTCGGACGTGGCGCTGGACCCCCGGACGCTCCCGGGCCGGCTCGACTTCCGGAACGGCCCGTTCACGGGTTGGCTGCGCAGCGAGCTCGCGAGCCGGTTCGCGTTCGTCTGCGTCGACACCCCGGGCGAGCTGTCCCAGCACCCCAAGGCCCTGACCCGGTCCGGGCAGGTGTCCGAGGGGCGCCGCGGCGCGCACGGCGGCCAGGGCCGCGCCAACGTGCTCGGGTTCACCAACACCCGCCGCCTGGCGCACCTGGACGAGCAGATCGCGGCGGCGCAGGCCCGGCTCGACGACGCGGAGCGCCAGGTGCGCGCCGCCGAGGACCGGCTCGACGCGCACGACGTCGAGCTCCGCGCGTACGAGCAGCTCGACGCGGTGAGCTGGGACCAGGTCGACGTCGCGGCGGTCGAGGCCGAGCGTGCCCGGTGGGCGACCGTGATCGAGGACGTCACGTCCGGCAACCCCGAGGTGACCCGGCTGCAGCAGCGCGTGGTCGAGCTCGAGAGGACGATCCGCGACCTGACCGAGGAGGTCGGTCGGACCAAGGGCTCCGCGGAGGACCTCGGCGGGCGCTGGTCGACCATCACGGACGAGGTGGACGCCGCGCAGCTCGCGCTGGACGAGGCGCAGGACGCGGGCGTGACGGTCGGCGAGGACCAGCGGGCGTACCTGGACGCGCTGCTCGGCGGGACACCGACCGGCGCGGGTGCGCCGGGCGGGTCGCGCCCTGCCCCCGCCGCCGCGCTCGCCGCGTTCGACAGCACCGTCGCGCGGGCGAACGAGATCCTGCGCACCGACCTGCTCGCCGCGCAGCAGACGATCGGCGCGGCGCGCGAGGCGCTGCGCCGGACGTTCGAGACGTTCGTGGAGCGCTGGCCCGACCCGAACCTCGGCACCGACCCGGACGCGTCGTACGCCGACTTCGCGCGCATCCTCGGGGCGCTGGAGACGTCCGGGCTGCACGACCTCGAGGCCGAGTGGCGCAAGAGCCTGCTGCGGCTGTCCGGCAACGACCTCACGGACCTGCACCACGGCCTGAGCCGGTCGGTCCGGGAGATCAAGGAGCGCATCCAGCCGGTCAACGACATCCTCGCGGACCTGCCGTTCGCCGACGACGAGCACCGGCTGCGGATCGACGCCCGGGACACGCAGTCGACGGTCGTGGCGCGGTTCCGCAAGGAGCTGAAGGACCTCCAGGAGCTGCTGGCCACCGAGGCGTCCGACGCCGAGCGCGAGCGCCGGTACCACCGGATGGCGAAGGTCATCGACCGGATCCGCCGCACGTCCCCGGACTTCGCCGACCTGGTCGACGTCCGCCGGCACGTGCGGCTGAGCGCGGAGAAGGTCGACCTCGACGGGAACCACGTCGCGCTGTACGACCACATCGGCGAGAAGTCCGGCGGCGAGTCGCAGGAGCTCGTGGCGTTCATCGTCGGGGCGGCCCTGCGGTATCAGCTCGGCGACGCCGGGGCCCCGCGCCCGCGGTACGCGCCGGTGTTCCTCGACGAGGCGCTGATCAAGGCGGACGCGCGGTTCACCGGCCGCGCGATCGGCGCGTGGCGCGGGCTCGGGTTCCAGCTGGTGATCGGCGCACCCAACGACAAGTTCAGCGCGCTCGAGCCGCACGTGGACCTCAAGTACGTGGTGCTCAAGGACACGGCCGGGCGGTCGCGGACCAAGCCGGTCGCGGGCGTCGCGGCCGGCTGA
- a CDS encoding adenylyl-sulfate kinase yields MEPEVLLVAGRSGSGKSSVAFELSARWQRSGLAHCLVDGDNLSAAYPKPASDPHGTALTEANLRALWGTYAAAGYRRLVYVNTVSVLERELVTRALGGRARVSGVLLTASARTIRTRLGAREIGSALREHLDRSASAAELLDRAAGPWVGRVATDGRTVEELAATVAAASGWES; encoded by the coding sequence GTGGAGCCCGAGGTGCTGCTGGTGGCCGGACGCTCCGGCTCGGGCAAGTCGTCGGTCGCGTTCGAGCTGTCGGCGCGCTGGCAGCGGTCCGGGCTCGCGCACTGCCTGGTCGACGGCGACAACCTGTCGGCCGCGTACCCGAAGCCCGCGTCGGACCCGCACGGCACCGCGCTCACCGAGGCGAACCTCCGCGCGCTGTGGGGCACGTACGCCGCGGCCGGCTACCGGCGGCTGGTCTACGTGAACACGGTGAGCGTCCTCGAGCGGGAGCTGGTCACCCGGGCGCTCGGCGGCCGGGCGCGGGTGTCCGGGGTGCTCCTGACCGCGTCCGCGCGCACGATCCGCACCCGGCTCGGTGCGCGGGAGATCGGGTCGGCGCTCCGGGAGCACCTCGACCGCTCGGCGTCCGCTGCGGAGCTGCTGGACCGCGCGGCGGGCCCGTGGGTCGGCCGGGTGGCCACGGACGGCCGCACGGTCGAGGAGCTGGCGGCCACGGTCGCGGCCGCCTCCGGCTGGGAGTCCTGA
- a CDS encoding M23 family metallopeptidase: MSGDGAGPAVVLDLPGDGCWRVENSPARRVPSHGTDLLALRYAIDLVGTDADGRSARVVDWRTVLAVEPPERFVGFGRPVLAPVGGTVVRAHDGEPDHGGRRSPLTLLHYALGQAGRLRRGIAAVAGNHVVVARADGACVAVAHLRAGSVRVRVGQAVAAGEPIGTCGCSGNATEPHVHLQAMDGPDPARARGLPLAFEAYEERSADGTWLPHARAVPPEGAVVRRAEIGGSARDRWF; encoded by the coding sequence GTGAGCGGCGACGGCGCGGGACCGGCGGTCGTGCTCGACCTGCCCGGCGACGGGTGCTGGCGGGTCGAGAACAGTCCCGCGCGCCGGGTTCCGAGCCACGGGACGGACCTGCTCGCGCTGCGGTACGCGATCGACCTGGTCGGCACGGACGCCGACGGGCGGTCGGCGCGGGTCGTGGACTGGCGCACCGTGCTGGCCGTCGAGCCGCCGGAGCGGTTCGTCGGGTTCGGTCGGCCGGTGCTGGCCCCGGTCGGAGGGACGGTGGTCCGCGCGCACGACGGCGAGCCCGACCACGGCGGCCGCCGCTCGCCGCTGACCCTGCTGCACTACGCGCTCGGGCAGGCGGGGCGGCTGCGGCGCGGGATCGCGGCGGTGGCGGGGAACCACGTCGTGGTGGCGCGGGCCGACGGCGCGTGCGTGGCGGTGGCGCACCTGCGCGCGGGGTCGGTGCGGGTGCGGGTCGGGCAGGCCGTCGCGGCGGGGGAGCCGATCGGCACGTGCGGCTGCTCGGGGAACGCCACCGAGCCGCACGTGCACCTGCAGGCGATGGACGGCCCGGACCCGGCGCGCGCCCGCGGCCTGCCGCTCGCGTTCGAGGCGTACGAGGAGCGGTCCGCGGACGGCACGTGGCTGCCGCACGCCCGGGCGGTCCCCCCGGAGGGCGCGGTGGTCCGGCGCGCCGAGATCGGAGGTTCTGCCCGAGATCGGTGGTTCTAG
- a CDS encoding MFS transporter: MSRLVETVLPARLGTPFRWLIASSWTSNLGDGIAMAAGPLLVASLTDDARLVALGATVQWLPPLLFGLLAGALADRWDRRRIVLVVNWVRVLVLGVLTATIGTGQASIVLVLAVLFALGTAEVFADNAAQTFLPMLVRRDDLALANSRLQTGFITVNKLAGPPLGAALFAAGAVWPFAGQALLVAAAALLVARIVLPAVPRDPERRSHLGRDIAEGFRWTVRHPAVRTLVLTIFIFNITFGAAWSVLVLYATRRLGLGEIGFGLLTTVSAVGGLVGGVIYGWITRRVSLGNLMRIGLVVETLTHLGLALTRQAWVAIGIFFLFGVHELVWGTTSVSVRQRAVPRALQGRVGSVYTVGVFGGLVVGSAVGGVLAEHWGVTAPFWFAFAGSALFVVLIWGQLRHVAHTDDAPEPLPEDDAPAAEAQGASRDV; the protein is encoded by the coding sequence GTGAGCCGACTCGTCGAGACCGTCCTGCCCGCCCGGCTGGGCACCCCGTTCCGGTGGCTCATCGCGTCGTCCTGGACCAGCAACCTCGGCGACGGCATCGCCATGGCGGCGGGCCCGCTGCTCGTCGCGTCGCTCACCGACGACGCGCGCCTGGTGGCGCTCGGGGCGACCGTCCAGTGGCTGCCCCCGCTGCTGTTCGGGCTCCTCGCCGGGGCGCTGGCCGACCGCTGGGACCGCCGCCGGATCGTCCTTGTCGTCAACTGGGTGCGGGTGCTCGTGCTCGGGGTGCTGACCGCGACCATCGGCACCGGCCAGGCCTCCATCGTCCTGGTCCTGGCCGTGCTCTTCGCGCTCGGCACCGCCGAGGTGTTCGCCGACAACGCGGCGCAGACCTTCCTGCCGATGCTCGTGCGCCGCGACGACCTCGCGCTGGCGAACTCGCGGCTGCAGACCGGCTTCATCACGGTCAACAAGCTCGCGGGTCCGCCGCTCGGCGCCGCCCTGTTCGCGGCCGGGGCGGTCTGGCCGTTCGCCGGGCAGGCGCTCCTCGTGGCGGCCGCGGCCCTGCTCGTCGCGCGCATCGTCCTGCCCGCGGTCCCGCGCGACCCGGAGCGCCGCAGCCACCTCGGGCGGGACATCGCCGAGGGCTTCCGGTGGACGGTCCGGCACCCCGCGGTCCGCACGCTGGTGCTCACCATCTTCATCTTCAACATCACGTTCGGGGCCGCGTGGTCGGTGCTCGTCCTCTACGCCACGCGGCGGCTCGGGCTCGGCGAGATCGGGTTCGGCCTGCTGACCACCGTCAGCGCGGTCGGCGGGCTGGTCGGCGGCGTGATCTACGGCTGGATCACCCGGCGGGTCAGCCTCGGCAACCTCATGCGGATCGGGCTGGTCGTCGAGACGCTGACGCACCTCGGCCTGGCGCTGACCCGGCAGGCGTGGGTGGCGATCGGGATCTTCTTCCTGTTCGGCGTGCACGAGCTCGTCTGGGGCACCACGTCCGTGAGCGTCCGGCAGCGCGCCGTGCCGCGGGCGCTGCAGGGCCGGGTGGGCAGCGTGTACACCGTCGGCGTCTTCGGCGGACTCGTCGTCGGGTCGGCCGTCGGCGGCGTGCTCGCGGAGCACTGGGGCGTGACGGCGCCGTTCTGGTTCGCGTTCGCGGGGTCGGCGCTGTTCGTGGTGCTGATCTGGGGGCAGCTGCGGCACGTCGCGCACACCGACGACGCCCCGGAGCCGCTGCCGGAGGACGACGCGCCGGCTGCCGAGGCCCAGGGCGCGTCGCGGGACGTCTGA